A stretch of Mya arenaria isolate MELC-2E11 chromosome 14, ASM2691426v1 DNA encodes these proteins:
- the LOC128217259 gene encoding uncharacterized protein LOC128217259 yields the protein MADEPGHKAMLYFLEILMNSGVPLTISQLAGRFGSKSFTPDMRQACGGNESGLKKFLLKFPSLFCVSGNLVSLNDGTANLGKNFRESSPASTTSDVSVETEAVQYFRAKIIRKGEKWMHVLSLAGHLSQANAEIRDCVGPQNQFREWLERHPLIFDIRGDQVSLKDNINYSAVNPSSESLDLDGIQFNANQRYSVGDNNRYSVGDNPRYSVGDNPRYSVGDNPRYSVGDNPRFSQSVGDFNQQPRTPKLKRRPKSIEIPPNSPKPSSLSRTPSFTSQNLPTPLSAKSGPATMTANEYKAVMFLKGIIEKKGDMKLNGLTGHFSQAPESLRNTIGWSKPELEKFVRSHANIFVISEDETVSVIKNARLNVIITGSRPSSTPTKAGKQGQGRVYHVAKLWGIVDLGKHEHVFIDRTIFGKQIDDLNKLLTVGEMVCFDSIPAPKGSRARWRAIKIWKEHESIEDLVDKVTARLGYTLSDGSFREPMTPNSPMPISNIDEEIRRMIPELNDSSVIQSPVNVGGIKYSFSDAAPSGAGVVPVWNFRHQELSAMRDIDDLDLSDDSDAPSLSMVAEKYYMNRSVLGDTPKKDSGETEVNGQDQAKPEEKKTATTIGCQTIVTGEVLATQLFHEDV from the coding sequence ATGGCGGACGAGCCCGGACACAAGGCCATGCTGTACTTTCTAGAGATCTTGATGAACTCTGGAGTGCCACTCACCATAAGTCAGCTGGCTGGAAGGTTTGGGAGTAAGAGCTTTACCCCAGACATGCGCCAGGCATGTGGTGGCAATGAGTCTGGCTTAAAGAAGTTTCTGTTGAAATTCCCTTCATTATTTTGTGTCAGTGGAAATTTGGTGAGTTTGAATGATGGAACGGCTAATCTTGGGAAGAATTTTCGTGAAAGCAGCCCTGCTTCAACTACCTCTGATGTCTCAGTTGAGACTGAGGCTGTGCAGTACTTTCGAGCTAAGATCATCAGGAAAGGCGAGAAGTGGATGCATGTTCTGAGCCTAGCAGGCCATCTCTCACAGGCAAATGCAGAGATCCGCGATTGTGTTGGCCCACAGAACCAGTTCAGAGAGTGGCTGGAACGACATCCTCTTATATTTGACATCCGAGGAGACCAGGTCTCATTGAAGGAcaatataaactacagtgctGTCAACCCCTCTTCTGAATCTCTGGACCTTGATGGCATTCAGTTCAATGCCAATCAGCGTTATTCAGTTGGTGACAACAATCGCTACTCTGTTGGAGATAACCCCCGCTACTCTGTTGGAGATAACCCACGCTACTCTGTTGGGGATAATCCTCGATACTCTGTAGGTGACAATCCCCGCTTCTCTCAGTCTGTTGGAGACTTCAATCAACAGCCAAGAACACCAAAACTTAAACGTCGCCCAAAATCAATAGAAATTCCTCCAAATTCCCCAAAACCTTCGTCTCTGTCACGTACACCATCATTTACCTCACAGAATCTACCTACTCCTCTAAGTGCAAAATCTGGGCCTGCTACCATGACTGCAAATGAATACAAGGCTGTTATGTTTCTGAAAGGAATAATTGAAAAGAAGGGTGACATGAAATTAAATGGACTTACTGGTCATTTTAGTCAGGCTCCGGAAAGTTTACGAAATACCATCGGTTGGAGTAAGCCAGAACTTGAAAAATTTGTTCGGAGTCATGCTAATATCTTTGTCATTTCTGAAGATGAGACAGTATCCGTTATCAAGAATGCCAGATTGAATGTCATCATTACAGGCAGTAGACCAAGTTCTACCCCGACTAAGGCTGGGAagcaaggtcaaggtcgtgtATACCATGTTGCCAAGCTGTGGGGAATTGTTGATTTAGGCAAGCATGAGCATGTGTTTATTGACAGGACAATATTTGGAAAGCAGATCGATGACTTAAATAAACTGCTGACTGTTGGAGAAATGGTGTGCTTTGATTCAATCCCTGCACCAAAGGGCAGCAGAGCTCGTTGGAGGGCCATTAAAATTTGGAAGGAGCATGAGTCTATTGAGGACCTTGTtgacaaagttacagctcgTCTAGGTTATACGTTGAGTGACGGCTCTTTCCGGGAACCAATGACACCAAACAGTCCAATGCCAATCTCAAACATTGATGAAGAAATCCGTCGAATGATACCCGAGTTGAATGACTCAAGTGTCATCCAATCTCCTGTCAACGTTGGTGGGATTAAGTACTCATTCTCAGATGCTGCCCCAAGTGGTGCCGGGGTGGTACCAGTTTGGAATTTCCGGCATCAAGAGCTCTCAGCTATGCGTGACAttgatgaccttgacctgagTGACGACAGCGATGCCCCGAGCCTCAGTATGGTTGCCGAGAAATACTACATGAACCGATCTGTTCTGGGAGACACGCCAAAGAAGGACAGTGGCGAAACAGAAGTAAATGGCCAGGATCAAGCGAAACCTGAGGAAAAGAAGACAGCGACTACCATCGGCTGTCAGACGATCGTTACTGGTGAGGTGTTGGCCACGCAGCTTTTTCATGAGGATGTATGA